A section of the Deltaproteobacteria bacterium genome encodes:
- a CDS encoding PQQ-dependent sugar dehydrogenase produces MKATVERRLPEACVALLLAFFFLVACQLSNGQSSETPAGLTVQTVATGLDTPWAIAFAPDERVFLTERPGRIRVIERGQLRAEPWMILEVAATSEAGLMGLALDPQFAQNRYAYAAYTYRNDAGRMTNRLVRLREDANGKGTLDKVLIDNVPGANNHDGGRVKFGPDGKLYWATGDAQTTRYSQDLKSLSGKILRLNGDGTIPGDNPFADSYVYSYGHRNPQGLAWQPGTNRLYATEHGPSGFQGCCRDEVNFIEPGKNYGWPDIRGDETKDGMVTPVIHAGTSETWAPGGAAFVGRGPWSGSLLFTGLRGQTLYRVVLDPNNPRRVEKLERHFARQFGRLRDIAEAPDGSLYLLTSNRDGRGRPTDDDDRVLRLSFK; encoded by the coding sequence GTGAAAGCAACTGTCGAGCGGCGCCTCCCGGAAGCATGCGTAGCCCTGCTGCTGGCGTTTTTTTTCTTGGTCGCCTGCCAGCTTTCCAACGGCCAATCCTCTGAAACGCCGGCCGGTCTTACCGTTCAAACCGTTGCCACCGGGCTCGACACACCGTGGGCCATCGCCTTTGCTCCTGACGAGAGAGTGTTTCTAACCGAACGCCCTGGGCGCATTCGCGTCATCGAGCGGGGCCAACTACGCGCCGAACCTTGGATGATTCTAGAGGTCGCCGCCACCAGCGAAGCCGGCCTCATGGGCCTGGCCCTCGATCCGCAATTTGCTCAGAATCGCTACGCCTACGCTGCTTACACTTACCGGAACGATGCCGGCCGCATGACCAATCGTTTGGTCCGATTGCGCGAAGACGCCAACGGCAAAGGCACGCTCGACAAAGTTTTGATCGACAACGTCCCGGGTGCCAACAACCACGACGGTGGGCGCGTCAAGTTCGGCCCCGACGGCAAGCTTTACTGGGCCACCGGCGATGCCCAAACCACGCGCTATTCACAAGATCTGAAATCGCTGAGCGGCAAGATTCTCCGGTTAAACGGCGACGGCACGATTCCCGGCGACAATCCATTCGCCGATTCGTACGTGTACTCCTACGGCCATCGCAATCCCCAGGGATTGGCGTGGCAGCCCGGCACCAACCGCCTCTACGCCACCGAGCACGGCCCAAGCGGCTTTCAAGGCTGCTGCCGCGACGAAGTGAACTTCATCGAGCCGGGGAAAAACTACGGCTGGCCGGACATTCGCGGCGACGAAACCAAAGACGGCATGGTAACGCCGGTCATTCACGCCGGCACCAGCGAAACCTGGGCGCCCGGCGGCGCGGCGTTTGTCGGGCGTGGGCCATGGTCGGGCTCGCTGCTGTTTACCGGTCTGCGCGGCCAAACCCTCTACCGTGTCGTGCTCGACCCCAACAACCCACGCCGCGTCGAAAAACTCGAACGCCACTTCGCGCGCCAGTTTGGCCGTCTGCGCGACATCGCCGAAGCGCCCGACGGCAGCCTCTATCTCCTCACCAGCAACCGCGACGGCCGCGGCCGCCCCACCGATGACGACGACCGCGTGCTGCGCCTGAGCTTCAAGTAG